A single region of the Latilactobacillus curvatus JCM 1096 = DSM 20019 genome encodes:
- a CDS encoding IS30-like element ISLpl1 family transposase, producing the protein MSSITYSERIKIETFCELGLSNIQMGVRLNRSPSTISYELSRCQPYQAELAQTDAEYKRSRCGRKTKLSDELKQKILNHLRLSWSPRMIAHEFKLATKSIYNWLNQGRIGFSLNDLPEHGVRQRRNVDQRSKYNQSLGRSIEQRPMMINQRKRIGDFELDTVVGPRGHSKAVLLTLIDRKSRFLWAYRLKDRTTATVNEALTKFLTTFNGPVHSFTVDRGTEFSGLVSLESQYGIKTYYCHAYTPAERGSNERFNRNLRYFYPKGTRFEHISAQDLTTTLLQINQRPLKILDWQTPYQVMLTNLSENSD; encoded by the coding sequence TTGTCTAGTATAACCTATTCCGAACGAATTAAAATCGAAACCTTTTGTGAACTAGGGCTGTCCAATATCCAAATGGGCGTTCGGCTGAACCGATCACCGTCAACAATTTCTTATGAATTATCTCGATGTCAACCTTATCAGGCTGAATTAGCACAAACAGATGCCGAATACAAGCGATCACGATGTGGTCGGAAAACTAAGCTGAGCGATGAGTTAAAGCAAAAAATTCTCAACCATTTACGTCTAAGCTGGTCACCAAGAATGATTGCTCACGAATTTAAACTAGCTACTAAATCTATTTATAATTGGTTAAATCAGGGGAGAATTGGTTTCTCCTTGAATGATCTACCTGAACATGGCGTACGCCAACGGCGTAACGTTGACCAACGATCCAAATATAATCAATCTTTGGGGCGATCAATTGAACAGCGTCCCATGATGATTAATCAACGTAAGCGCATCGGCGATTTTGAACTAGATACAGTCGTTGGTCCTCGTGGGCATAGTAAGGCAGTTTTATTAACTTTAATCGATCGCAAATCACGGTTCCTTTGGGCATACCGGTTAAAAGATCGGACGACAGCGACTGTTAATGAAGCACTAACTAAGTTCCTAACCACTTTTAATGGTCCGGTGCACAGCTTTACTGTGGACCGTGGCACTGAGTTTAGTGGGCTAGTATCACTTGAATCACAATATGGTATTAAGACCTATTACTGCCATGCTTATACGCCAGCTGAACGTGGTAGTAATGAACGCTTTAATCGGAATTTACGTTATTTTTATCCTAAAGGGACTCGTTTTGAGCACATTAGTGCTCAAGATTTAACGACGACGTTACTCCAAATTAACCAGCGACCGCTTAAAATACTCGACTGGCAAACACCGTATCAGGTTATGCTGACAAATTTGTCCGAAAATTCGGATTAA
- a CDS encoding MFS transporter — protein MVNTILKEADLFCPNSVRINFTIYRISTYLLYFYTDVFGLSIGVAGTILLLTRCIDMFDAPIWGFLIDHTHTRWGQSRPYFLWLCLPFAVFTWLTFTTPNLSGTTKVVYAAVTYVIAGILYTGISTPMTSILPNLTNDPEQRTVLNWLLCQESGHKSTNKFDFQFKLLNLIFGGRSFSPVQILKTL, from the coding sequence GTGGTAAACACCATTTTAAAGGAAGCTGATCTTTTTTGTCCGAACAGCGTTCGGATTAATTTTACAATCTACCGTATTAGTACTTATTTACTCTATTTCTATACGGACGTGTTTGGTCTTTCAATTGGGGTTGCTGGGACCATTTTGTTACTGACACGGTGTATTGATATGTTTGACGCGCCAATCTGGGGTTTTTTAATTGATCATACGCATACACGCTGGGGACAAAGTCGACCATACTTTTTATGGTTATGTTTACCATTTGCGGTATTCACATGGTTAACGTTTACGACACCAAACTTGTCAGGTACAACAAAAGTGGTTTACGCAGCAGTAACCTATGTAATAGCCGGTATTTTGTATACGGGGATTAGTACCCCAATGACATCGATTTTGCCTAATTTAACGAATGATCCGGAACAACGAACAGTATTAAATTGGCTCCTATGTCAAGAATCCGGACATAAAAGTACGAACAAATTTGACTTTCAATTTAAATTACTTAATTTAATTTTCGGTGGCCGAAGTTTTAGCCCCGTTCAGATTTTAAAAACGCTTTAG
- a CDS encoding MFS transporter, translating to MMYYIEQFVRNSIIGAFWNLREVNAVSTQSISLKESVKATKSNWPWVLIVLTNLFYWIGTTVRSSAMIYYFQYNIHAKALVSVAGGLSAVAVVGMILIPLFVKKTNKRTVLIGALVLAAISNLLLQVVGANQVAVVVLYCLGSIGTGVAAAMPFLMLADAVDFGEWKNGIRASGFLTAIGSAFCVKAGSGIGGFVPSKIMQYFGYVPNHAQSAHSLVGINFSFVWLPAILFLVAAIPMFFYAKFEKNEAAVQATLAKQH from the coding sequence ATGATGTATTATATCGAACAGTTTGTCCGTAATTCCATCATAGGAGCCTTTTGGAATTTAAGAGAAGTAAATGCAGTATCAACACAGTCTATTTCATTAAAAGAAAGTGTTAAAGCCACTAAAAGTAATTGGCCGTGGGTCTTAATTGTTTTAACCAATTTATTCTATTGGATTGGCACGACGGTTAGAAGTTCAGCAATGATTTATTATTTCCAATATAATATTCATGCCAAAGCGCTTGTATCGGTGGCGGGTGGATTATCAGCCGTAGCGGTAGTGGGCATGATTTTAATTCCATTATTTGTTAAAAAGACAAATAAACGCACAGTGCTAATTGGAGCGCTAGTTCTCGCTGCTATTTCTAACCTCTTATTACAAGTCGTTGGGGCTAACCAAGTTGCGGTGGTAGTGCTCTATTGCTTAGGTTCAATTGGAACTGGGGTTGCTGCAGCAATGCCGTTTTTGATGCTTGCTGATGCGGTAGATTTCGGGGAATGGAAAAATGGTATTCGAGCAAGTGGCTTTTTAACAGCCATCGGAAGTGCCTTTTGTGTTAAAGCAGGGAGTGGGATTGGTGGTTTTGTGCCTTCTAAAATTATGCAATACTTTGGTTATGTGCCTAATCACGCACAGTCTGCGCATTCATTAGTGGGTATTAATTTTAGTTTTGTTTGGTTACCAGCTATTTTATTCTTGGTTGCTGCCATTCCAATGTTCTTCTATGCAAAATTTGAAAAGAACGAAGCAGCGGTTCAAGCAACATTAGCAAAACAACACTAA